ACGATGGTTAAAAAACCTCTATTGAAAATCAAGATGTCGCCCACGCCGCCGTGGCTCCCCCGCTCCTGTTCGGAGAGGGGGCCGGGGGTGAGGCACCCCGCCTGAACGACTTATTATCATGCGCTTATCCATCTATCTGGCCCTTTTGCTAGCCCTCACTGCCTGCCACGGCCCCGCCCCAGCCGAAGACGCTGCCGGCCCGCCACCCCGCGCCCAGGTGCAGGCCGTCACGGTGAGCACGCAGAATCTGACGCAGTACCGCACCTTCCCGGCCACCTCGACCTACCCGCGCAAAAGCACCGTCACGGCCCCGGTGGCGGCCTACGTCACGGCCGTGCGCGTGAAGCTCGGCGACCAGGTGCGGGCCGGGCAGGTGCTTTTCTCGCTCGAAACCAAGGAGCGCCGCGCCCTCGGCAACGATGCGCAACGCATCGACCCTAGCCTGAAAGGCTTCGGCCTGGTGTCGGTGACGGCACCGGCCAGCGGCATTGTGAGCGTGCTCAATATTCAGCAAGCGGGTGATTACTTGCTCGAAGGCGCGCCGCTGTGCACCGTGGCCGAGAGCAGTCAGCTCGTTTTCCAGCTCAACCTGCCCTACGAGTACCACGCGCTGGCGCAGGGCAACCCGAGCTGCACCATTGTGCTGCCCGATAGCACCCGTCTGACGGGTACGGTGCAGGCACCCCTGGCCAGCGTGAGCCCTGGGCAGTCGGAAGTGTACTTGGTGCGGCCGAACAACCCGCCGCGCGTGATTCCAGAGAATCTTATTGTGCAGGTGCGCCTCACCCAAACCAAGCAGCCCAACGCCCAGACGCTGCCCGCTAGCTGCGTGCTGGCCGATGAAACGCTGCATCATTTCTGGGTGATGAAGCTGGTGAACGACTCGACGGCCATCAAGGTACCCGTGACGCTGGGGGTGCAAAACCCGCAGGAAATCGAAATTAAGAGTCCGACGTTCCAGCCGAGCGACCGCATCCTGCGCACGGGCAACTACGGCCTGGCCGACACCGCTAAAGTGAAATTGGTACGATGAGTGCGCCCACGACTATCGAGCGGCCGGGCACGCCCGCGCCCCCTAGCCCGCCCCAGCCGGCTAGCCCGCCTACCCCCGCCGAGCCCGCCGAAAGCTCCTATTTCCACACGCTGCGCAAGCCCATCGTGCTCATTGGGCTGCTGCTGCTGGCGGCGGGGCTGTTTGCCTACTCGCGGATGCAAACGGCTTTGTTTCCGGAGGTTACCTTCCCCAAAATCACGCTCATCGCCGACGCCGGGCAGCAGCCCATCGACCGGATGATGATAACCGTGACCAAGCCGCTGGAGGCCGCCGTGAAGCGGGTGAAGGGTGTTACCATCGTGAAAAGCAGCACCAGCCGGGGCTCGTGCGTGATTCAGGTATTCCTGACCTGGAACGTGGACGTGTACAGCACCAAGGCCCAGCTTGAAAGCCGCGTCAACGAGATAAAAGGCCTGCTGCCGGCCGGCACCACCATCGCCACCGAGGCCATGAACCAGTCGCTGTTCCCGGTGCTGGGCTACTCACTCGAAAGCAACTCGCGCTCGCCCATCGCCCTGCGCGACGCGGCCAATCTGCTGGCTAGGCCCCTGTTTTCGCAGGTATCGGGCGCTTCCAACGTGGTGGTGCGCGGGGGCAAGTCCAAGGAGTTTGTGGTGATACCCGACCCGGCCAAGCTGGCGGGGCAGCGCCTCACCACGAGCCAGTTGCAGGCCGCGTTTGCGAATACCAACTTCGTGCAGTCGGCCGGCAACCTGGCTAGCTTCCGGCGCCTCTACCTCACCCTCACCGACACCCGGCTAGGGTCGCTCAACGACCTGAAGCAGGTGGTGGTGCGCGCCGACTCGGGCCGCGTGGTACGGGTGCAGGACGTGGCCACGGTGGACATTCAGGAGCAGCAGGAGTTCGTGCTCATCAATGCCAACGGCCACGACGCGGTGCTCATCGACCTGGTGAAGCAGCAGGGCGTGGACCTGGCCACCTTCTCGCGCGACGCCCACGCCAAGGCCGCCGAGCTGCGCCGCCTCCTACCCCCGGGCATGACGCTGAAGCCCTACTACGACCAGTCGGTGTTCGTGACGGATAGCATTGACAGCGTGCTGCATAGCATCGTGGAAGGGCTGGCGCTGGCCATCCTGGTGATGATAGTCTTTCTGCGCTCGTGGCGGGCCAGCCTGGCGGTGCTGCTTACCATTCCGGTCACGGTCTGCTTCACGCTGCTGGTGCTCTACCTGTTTGGTATTACCCTGGATATCATGTCGCTAGGGGCCATCGCGGCCTCGGTGGGCTTGATTATCGACGACGCTATCGTCATCATCGAGCAGATATACCGCACCCAC
The genomic region above belongs to Hymenobacter sp. BRD128 and contains:
- a CDS encoding efflux RND transporter periplasmic adaptor subunit, with the protein product MRLSIYLALLLALTACHGPAPAEDAAGPPPRAQVQAVTVSTQNLTQYRTFPATSTYPRKSTVTAPVAAYVTAVRVKLGDQVRAGQVLFSLETKERRALGNDAQRIDPSLKGFGLVSVTAPASGIVSVLNIQQAGDYLLEGAPLCTVAESSQLVFQLNLPYEYHALAQGNPSCTIVLPDSTRLTGTVQAPLASVSPGQSEVYLVRPNNPPRVIPENLIVQVRLTQTKQPNAQTLPASCVLADETLHHFWVMKLVNDSTAIKVPVTLGVQNPQEIEIKSPTFQPSDRILRTGNYGLADTAKVKLVR